A region of Pyxidicoccus parkwaysis DNA encodes the following proteins:
- a CDS encoding tetratricopeptide repeat protein, translating to MAGTTKSEKIRQRELRAPDSFQKVGVEASDWLAQRQKTIGIAAGVLILGGLGVGIANEISKSGEEKASQALGQALTVLERPVEGVEPPQPGETEPAFKSLKERDEALVTALTDFRKAHSGTHSATTAALSLGKAQFRLGNYPAAQEAFGAFLKDAPANEPLRAGAFEGEGYAFEAQQKFDDAIKSFDQMDASGGGEYLVGMGAYHKARMLILQGKKEEAAQVLSKISTDHPNTAAARQASERLAVLASEGVKVPAPAAPAAAATGQDAG from the coding sequence GTGGCCGGAACCACCAAATCCGAGAAGATTCGCCAGAGAGAGCTTCGCGCGCCGGACTCCTTCCAGAAGGTGGGTGTCGAGGCCAGTGACTGGCTGGCGCAGCGGCAGAAGACGATTGGCATCGCCGCGGGCGTGCTGATCCTCGGCGGGCTGGGCGTGGGCATCGCCAACGAGATCTCCAAGAGCGGTGAGGAGAAAGCGTCCCAGGCGCTGGGCCAGGCGCTCACCGTCCTGGAGCGTCCGGTGGAGGGCGTGGAGCCCCCGCAGCCCGGAGAGACCGAGCCTGCCTTCAAGTCCCTGAAGGAGCGGGACGAGGCGCTGGTGACGGCCCTCACGGACTTCCGCAAGGCCCACTCCGGCACGCACTCCGCGACGACGGCGGCGCTCTCGCTGGGCAAGGCGCAGTTCCGGCTCGGCAACTACCCGGCGGCGCAGGAGGCCTTCGGGGCCTTCCTGAAGGACGCCCCGGCCAACGAGCCGCTGCGCGCGGGCGCCTTCGAGGGTGAGGGCTACGCCTTCGAGGCCCAGCAGAAGTTCGACGACGCCATCAAGTCCTTCGACCAGATGGATGCCTCGGGCGGCGGCGAGTACCTCGTGGGCATGGGCGCGTACCACAAGGCCCGCATGCTCATCCTCCAGGGCAAGAAGGAGGAGGCGGCGCAGGTCCTCTCGAAGATTTCGACGGACCACCCGAACACCGCGGCGGCGCGGCAGGCCAGCGAGCGGCTGGCGGTGCTGGCCTCCGAGGGCGTGAAGGTCCCGGCCCCGGCTGCACCGGCGGCGGCCGCCACGGGTCAGGACGCAGGGTAG
- the der gene encoding ribosome biogenesis GTPase Der: protein MKPLVAIVGRPNVGKSTLFNRLVGKRLALVEDMPGVTRDRHYADAQWEGRTFTFIDTGGFVPGEEDTLLQQVREQAQLAVEECDVTIFVVDAREGLTPADEAVAKYLRKSGKPVVVAANKLDNTSGTMQALAAEFYKFGLGEVQAMSAEHGLGVSGLFDEVVAKLPPKEEDEDAEAPPDDGIVRVAIIGRPNVGKSTLVNAILKEKRVVASEVPGTTRDPVDSPLTYKDQKLILTDTAGIRRKKTIAHRVEQYSVISALKTMERSDVAVLLMDATEPAVDQDAKLAGLAEERGRALVIVINKWDLIGVDQRRQETYRESLKYALKFVGYAPILFTSALTGSKVEKVVDVAVELAKQFRFRAPTPQLNRLLEHMVDNHPAPIVRGKPLRLYYITQVAAAPPTFALTCNHPDGVPDMYKRYITNQLRKTFDLRVPIRLVFRERPGQAKRAARKKPHLQGKH, encoded by the coding sequence ATGAAGCCCCTGGTTGCAATTGTCGGACGCCCCAACGTGGGCAAGAGCACGCTGTTCAACCGCCTCGTCGGCAAGCGCCTCGCGCTGGTCGAGGACATGCCCGGCGTCACGCGCGACAGGCACTACGCCGACGCGCAGTGGGAGGGCCGCACCTTCACGTTCATCGACACCGGCGGCTTCGTGCCCGGTGAAGAGGACACGCTGCTCCAGCAGGTGCGCGAGCAGGCGCAGCTCGCGGTTGAAGAGTGCGACGTCACCATCTTCGTCGTCGACGCGCGCGAGGGCCTCACCCCCGCGGACGAGGCGGTGGCGAAGTACCTGCGCAAGAGCGGCAAGCCGGTGGTGGTGGCCGCCAACAAGCTCGACAACACGTCCGGGACGATGCAGGCGCTGGCCGCCGAGTTCTACAAGTTTGGGCTGGGCGAGGTGCAGGCCATGTCCGCCGAGCACGGCCTGGGCGTGTCGGGCCTCTTCGACGAGGTGGTGGCCAAGCTGCCCCCCAAGGAGGAGGACGAGGACGCCGAGGCCCCTCCGGATGACGGCATCGTCCGCGTGGCCATCATCGGCCGGCCCAACGTGGGCAAGAGCACCCTGGTCAACGCCATCCTCAAGGAGAAGCGCGTGGTGGCCAGCGAGGTGCCGGGCACGACGAGAGACCCGGTGGACTCGCCGCTGACCTACAAGGACCAGAAGCTCATCCTCACGGACACGGCCGGCATCCGGCGCAAGAAGACCATTGCCCACCGGGTGGAGCAGTACTCCGTCATCTCCGCGCTGAAGACCATGGAGCGCAGCGACGTGGCGGTGCTGCTGATGGACGCCACGGAGCCGGCGGTGGACCAGGACGCCAAGCTGGCGGGCCTGGCGGAGGAGCGGGGCCGGGCGCTCGTCATCGTCATCAACAAGTGGGACTTGATTGGCGTGGACCAGCGGCGGCAGGAGACCTACCGCGAGTCGCTGAAGTACGCGCTCAAGTTCGTGGGCTATGCGCCCATCCTCTTCACCTCGGCGCTGACAGGCTCGAAGGTGGAGAAGGTGGTGGACGTGGCGGTGGAGCTGGCGAAGCAGTTCCGCTTCCGGGCCCCCACGCCGCAGCTCAACCGGCTGCTGGAGCACATGGTGGACAACCACCCGGCGCCCATCGTGAGGGGCAAGCCCCTGCGGCTGTACTACATCACCCAGGTGGCCGCGGCGCCGCCGACGTTCGCCCTCACGTGCAACCACCCGGACGGCGTCCCGGACATGTACAAGCGGTACATCACCAACCAGCTCCGCAAGACGTTCGACCTGCGGGTGCCCATCCGCCTCGTCTTCCGGGAGCGCCCGGGGCAGGCGAAGCGGGCAGCCCGCAAGAAGCCGCACCTTCAGGGGAAGCACTGA
- the era gene encoding GTPase Era yields the protein MASPPKTHRSGFAALIGRPNVGKSTLLNALTGEKIAIVSPKPQTTRNRILGVVTRPEGQVAFIDTPGIHQAKGELNRYMVEVALQAAEEVDLVLFLIEPPAGEKLEVSPGNRTILERLQKIGKPTFLVINKIDSIPKAMLLPLIDLYRNEFPFAEVVPISAREKDGVERLFHAVLGHMPEGENVFDDDMLTDQQERALVAEYIREQVLRHCRQEIPYSTAVLVDIFDESEREPRPGTPPNQLGGLIRIAASIYVERDSQKAIIIGKQGQMLKTIGTDARKSVQRLLGAHVYLDLRVRVEPRWSERPEGLKKLGYD from the coding sequence ATGGCCTCCCCCCCCAAGACACATCGCAGCGGCTTCGCCGCGCTCATCGGCCGCCCCAACGTGGGCAAGAGCACGCTGCTCAACGCGCTGACGGGCGAGAAGATCGCCATCGTCTCGCCCAAGCCTCAAACGACGCGCAACCGCATCCTCGGCGTGGTGACGCGCCCGGAGGGGCAGGTGGCGTTCATCGACACGCCCGGCATCCACCAGGCCAAGGGCGAGCTCAACCGGTACATGGTGGAGGTCGCCCTCCAGGCCGCCGAGGAGGTGGACCTGGTGCTCTTCCTCATCGAGCCGCCCGCGGGCGAGAAGCTCGAGGTGAGCCCGGGCAACCGCACCATCCTCGAGCGGCTGCAGAAGATCGGCAAGCCGACCTTCCTCGTCATCAACAAGATCGACAGCATCCCCAAGGCGATGCTGCTGCCGCTCATCGACCTGTACCGCAACGAGTTCCCCTTCGCGGAGGTGGTGCCCATCTCCGCGCGCGAGAAGGACGGTGTGGAGCGGCTCTTCCATGCGGTGCTCGGACACATGCCGGAAGGGGAGAACGTCTTCGACGACGACATGCTCACCGACCAGCAGGAGCGCGCGCTGGTGGCCGAGTACATCCGCGAGCAGGTGCTGCGCCACTGCCGCCAGGAAATCCCCTATTCCACCGCGGTGCTGGTGGACATCTTCGACGAGTCCGAGCGCGAGCCCCGGCCGGGCACGCCGCCGAACCAGTTGGGAGGCCTCATCCGGATTGCCGCATCCATCTACGTGGAGCGCGACAGCCAGAAGGCCATCATCATTGGCAAGCAGGGGCAGATGCTGAAGACCATTGGCACGGACGCGCGCAAGTCCGTGCAACGCCTCCTGGGCGCGCACGTGTACCTGGACCTCCGGGTGCGCGTGGAGCCTCGCTGGAGCGAGCGCCCCGAAGGCCTCAAGAAGCTGGGATACGACTGA